The genomic window GTGCACGCGGGCGGAGGCGATACGGTTTACGGCAATGCCGATGATCCTGTGCGTTTTGCTGTATCCAAGCTGGCGCATATACATTTACCCATTATTCAGCAGTATGCTGATAATATTAAAAATATCGGAGAGGAACAGTTCCGCATTTTTACAGTGGGTAATCCCGCACTGGATAATATTCGGCAGGTTCCTCTGATTGCTGAGGAAGTTGTACGTGATTTTCTTCAATTTGATATTCAGCCCGGAAAATACTTGGTAATTCTCAAACATCCGCTTTCTTCGGAAAAAGAATCCAGCGCCTATCAGATGAAAATTGCACTGGAAATCTGTGCAGAATTTTGCGCAAAACATGACATGAAAGCTGTGGGAATATACCCGAATACCGATCCTGGCGCCGGCGAGATGGTGCGAATGATTGACCAATATCAGGAGTCGGCATCAATAAAATTTTTTAAAACTTTGCCCCGTCATATTTTTATTAATGTACTGCGACAGGCCAGGTGCCTGGTGGGTAATTCCAGCATGGGGCTGGTGGAAGCCCCGTTCTATAAACTGCCTGTGGTAAATATAGGACACAGGCAACTGGGGCGTATCAATGCAGGCAATGTGGAATTTGTCGAATACAATAAGGAGCAGATCGTACAGGCTATAGAAAAAGCCTGTTTTGACCAGACTTACAGGGAATCCTTAAAAGATATTCAATATTATTTTGGCGACGGTCATACCGCTGAAAAAATAAAAGATGTATTATTATCAGTAAATCAGGACGATAAAAACTGGTATATAAAGAGGAAGTTATGTTAGAAAAAATTTTGGTGATTTCTCCGCACCCTGATGACGAGACTCTCGGCGCTGGTGGCACACTGCTCAGGTTCAAACAGACTGGCGCTAAGATTTTTTGGCTGAATATAACGGATATGCTGGAAGAATACGGTTATAAAAATGAAGAGATAGTGACCTGGGACGCGACAATCAACGCAGTGGCGGCTCAATATCAGGTTGAGAAATTTTTCAATCTGCGTTTGAAGCCTGCAGGACTGGATGTCTTTCCCCGGTCGCAGCTGGTAGAAAAAATATCACAGGTATTCAGGGAAGTAGAGCCTGACACAATAATTCTGCCTTTTGAAAAT from Candidatus Margulisiibacteriota bacterium includes these protein-coding regions:
- the neuC gene encoding UDP-N-acetylglucosamine 2-epimerase; this translates as MSKKKVLAVTGIRSEYDIIYPVLKTLRDHDEFSVKVAVCGAHLSTWHGKTVDTIIQDGFEIADRIDSLFVTDRLTQRAKAVGLLVGGLSQTVERENPDFIYVDGDREESLAAAIVGNYQQKLVVHAGGGDTVYGNADDPVRFAVSKLAHIHLPIIQQYADNIKNIGEEQFRIFTVGNPALDNIRQVPLIAEEVVRDFLQFDIQPGKYLVILKHPLSSEKESSAYQMKIALEICAEFCAKHDMKAVGIYPNTDPGAGEMVRMIDQYQESASIKFFKTLPRHIFINVLRQARCLVGNSSMGLVEAPFYKLPVVNIGHRQLGRINAGNVEFVEYNKEQIVQAIEKACFDQTYRESLKDIQYYFGDGHTAEKIKDVLLSVNQDDKNWYIKRKLC